In the Corynebacterium anserum genome, CACCTCCGGCGATGAGCAAACTCGCCAACACCCCCACGAAAATCGCACGCCGCTGACTCCTCAGCGGATCGTGGGCCATCCGCGGATCACCGATCACCAGCGCCAATTCCAGTCGGCGCAGCAGAAAGCCGTAACCAGATACCTGAATACCTGTAGTTCGCATTAATCCCCCTTATCATGTCGCGCGCTGTTTATAAGGCCGTCCCCCAACGGATCCAAGGGAATCCGTCTCACGCGCTGTTTTACTTGTTCCAGCTCAGTATGGCACGCCAGGGCGCACGTTGCTTCCCGTTTGACGATACCCTCTCCTTTTCACTGGGTTTCGCTACTTTTTGCTGAGCACGACCGAATATTTTGATTAGATAGAGTCCACAAGCAAGAAGCAGGCCAGCCCAAGGATGGCGGTACGCTTTTGGGGTTGTGAGGGGGATAACTCATGGATCATCCGGCGGAGATAAATCTCGGAGGGCTCATGCTGTGTGTAGTGCTGGCTCTCCTCGCGCTAGCCAGCGCAGCAGCATTGATGCTGCATAGCCGTAGAGAACAAACGCACACGCTGCGCTGGTTTACGCTTTCCTCAGCTCCGCAGCATTTCTGGCATGGGGCTGAAAGCCGGACAATCGACCGCCATGCTCTACTTGCTCCACTTCGATTGGAGGATTCTGACCCGGCACCATTATTGTGGCGTCACTCATCTATGAACTTTTTCCTTATCGGGGTGCCTGAACGAGTCAGTTCAGCGTTAGTTTTTGCGGCCGCAGCATGTGGGGTGAAGGCGCGAGAATTCCACGACACCCCGGATTCTTCCGACACCCTGCGTCCTCTCCCCGACAAGCTCACTATCCCCGCGAGCCCCGAATGGAGCATCGGATTACTACCCTCAGGTGAGGTGCTTTCACTCAATTGTGTTCCGGGCAGCACCGTCGTTGTGTGCGCCCAGCAGTCCGTGCTGCACCACGTCACCCGTGACATACGCTGGTATAAAGAGGATTTCTCCGTCATCTCCGCTACCCATTCTGTTTCCGTGTATGAGGCGTGGAAAGCTGCGTGGGATCCGGCGGGTGTGCGCGTGGTTCTCTGTCCTTTATCCGCCGACGCCACTTATTCCCTCCTCAACCGTGACACCCTGACCGCCAGTGATGTTCTCAATGTGACGAAAGCACACGTTCTGGCAGACATAGTTCTACTGATGGCCAGCGACGGGTCAGCACAGCTATTCCACCGAGAGTACCGACGCAGCTTTAGTGCCGTAACTCCTCGTCCGAACGCACGGCCCGTGTCGCCAACGCCCGAGCTGCCAGCTCATCATCCTCCGGGTAATCCACCCTCACGAGGTTTAAGCCGTTTCCTGGCGCCACGGGCACGCTCGAACTCCGTTGCTTTTCCCGCAGCAAATCGCCGGTGAAGCTTTCAGATCTGCGTCCCTCCCCCACCGTTAGACACGCCCCAACGATAGAGCGCACCATCGACCAGCAAAAAGCATCGGCGACGACATGTGCCTCATATGTGTGCGGTTCACTTGGTGTGGACACATCCGTCCACTCAAATACCTGCAGTTCACGAATGGTCGTTGCGCCGTCACGTGCTTTGCAAAACGCGGCAAAATCGTTAAGCCCGATGAGTGCATCTGCGGCCGCCTGCACTTTTGTGAGCTCCACCGGGCGTCTCCACACGGCTGTATCGCGGGCACGCACTGGGAGTGGACCAGCCGGATTGGTTGTCACCCGGTAAATATAGTGACGGCGTAACGCCGAAAATCTGGCGTCGAACCCTACGGGTGCCATCGACGCGGCGGACAACCTGAGGTCCTCCGGCAGCATGCGCGACAGACGGCGCACCAAATCTTCGGGGCAGGTTAAGGAACGCTGAGTGAAAGCGCTGGCTGGAATGTCGGCGTGGCACACTTGTCCATCAGCATGCACGCCGGCGTCTGTTCTGCCGGCGACGACCAATTGAATCGGATGGCGGGTCACCAACGACAGCTTCTCTTCGAGTACACCAGCGACGGTGCGCAAACCTCCCTTCTGCGCTGCCCAACCATGAAAGTCAGTGCCATCGTAAGACACATCGAGACGGACGCGGATGGTCTGCTCAGATGCGTCGATCATGCTATTTCTCCTCGTCATTAACAAATTTTCTGCACCGATAGACCACGGGATCCTGCCAAGTACGCGGTGATGCTCTGTTGAGTGTAGTGCACGGGATAGAGGCCACAGCATTCACCAATAGATCGCAGTGGCGGTCTCGGGAGTTGTAATGAGGTACGCGCAAAAAAGAAAAGAAATGAGATGGTCAGATAAAGAACAAAAGAAAAGACGGGGCGAAACCACAACGCTGTGCGATTTCGCCCCGTACCAAGTCTCTAGCCTGGGCGACTAGGAATCCCATGGACGATGATTAGTCCTCCTTGGACTCCTCAGCCTTAGCTTCCTCAGCCTTGGACTCCTCAGCCTTAGCTTCCTCAGCCTTCTTGGAGGCAGCTGCGCGAGTTGCGCGGGAAGCCTCGGTAGAAGCGGTTGGCTCGGTCACCAGGGAGATCTGGGACATAGGGGCGTTGTCGCCCTTGCGGTTCTCCAGTTTGATGATACGGGTGTAGCCACCGTCGCGGCCCTCGAACTTCGGTGCCAGCTCATTGAACAAGTAAGCAACAACTTCTTTGTTCGGGATGAGCTTCAACACGTTGCGACGGTCAGCCAAGGTGCCGCCCTTAGCCTTGGTGATGATTTTCTCTGCGTATGGGCGCAGCAGCTTTGCCTTGGCATCGGTGGTCTTGATGGCGCCGTGCTCGAACAGCTGAGCAGCCAGGTTAGACAGGATCTTCTTCTGGTGGGAAGCAGATCCGCCAAGACGGGCGCCCTTCTTTGGGGTAGGCATTTCTTCTCCTCGTTGGAATGTATGTGAGCGCTTCGTAAAGCGACTTACTCCGCGATGTCCTCGCCCTCGGTGTCTACAAAGTCGCCAGTGACGGCATCGTAGCCCTCGATCTCAGTTACGTCGAAGCCCTCTGGGGAATCCTTCAGTCCAAGACCCAAGCCAGCAAGCTTGATCTTGACCTCGTTAATGGACTTCTGGCCAAAGTTACGGATGTCCAGCAGATCGGACTCCGTGCGAGCAGCCAGTTCGCCGACGGTGTGGATTTCTTCACGCTTCAGGCAGTTGTAAGAACGAACAGAGAAATTCAGATCTTCGATTGCCATGTTGTAGGCAGCAATGTGCTCGGTCTCCTGCGGAGATGGTCCGATCTCGATGCCCTCGGCCTCGAAGTTCAGTTCCTGTGCCAGGCCGAAGAGCTCCACCAGGGTCTTACCTGCGGATGCCATTGCGTCGCGCGCGGTGATGGAGTTCTTGGTCTCTACATCTAAAATCAGCTTGTCAAAGTCGGTACGCTGCTCAACACGCGTGGCTTCCACCTTGTAGCTGACCTTCAAAACTGGAGAGTAAATCTGGTCAATAGGAATACGCCCAATCTCAGAAGAAGCGGAAGCGGCAGGAACATAGCCACGTCCACGCTCAACAACCAGCTCGATGTCCAATTTTCCCTGTTCATTGAGGGTAGCGATGTGAAGATCCGGGTTGTGAACCTCCACGCCAGCTGGTGGCATCACGTCCGCACCGGTTACCTCGCCAGCACCTTCCTTACGGATGTACATCGTGACTGGTTCATCAGACTCGCTGGATAGAACCAAAGACTTGATGTTCAGGATGATGTCAGAGACATCCTCCTTCACGCCAGGAATGGTGGTGAACTCATGGAGAACACCTTCGATGCGGATGGAAGTTACTGCTGCTCCAGGGATGGAAGACAGGAGTGTACGACGCAGGGAGTTACCGAGGGTGTAGCCGAAGCCTGGCTCCAGTGGTTCGATGACGAACCGGGAACGAGACTGATCGATGTACTCCTCGGTAAGCGCTGGACGCTGAGAAATAAGCATTGTCTGAATTCTCCTTGTCGGCGACCGCTATATGACGCCGGTAGAGGGATGCCGCCTTGAGCCCACCAAGTTGCGGGAGCAAGTACGGCTCGCGAAAGTGTGTCGGGTGTTTCTCTACTACTTGGAGTAGAGCTCGACGATGAGCTGCTCCTGCAGCGGAATGTCGATCTGAGCGCGCTCGGGCAGCTGGTGCACGAGGATGCGCAGAGTTGCTGGTACGACCTGCAGCCAGGCTGGCACAACGGCGTCAACGAGACGCTCCTGAGCCTCTTCGAACCACAGCATCGAGCGAGACTTCTCGCGAACATCGATGATGTCGTACTGAGAGACCCGGAAGGAAGGAACGTTGATCTTCTTACCGTTGACGGTGAAGTGTCCATGAGAGACGAGCTGGCGAGCCTGACGGCGAGTACGAGCCAGACCAGCGCGGTACACGACGTTGTCGAGACGAGATTCCAGCAGGATCACCAAGTTGTCACCGGTCTTACCTGGCTGACGGTTTGCCTCAGCGTAGTAACGACGGAACTGCTTTTCCAGAACGCCGTAGGTGTACTTTGCCTTCTGCTTCTCTTGAAGCTGCAGCAAGTACTCGGACTCCTTGATGCGTGCGCGACCAGCCTGTCCTGGAGGGTATGGACGGCGCTCGAAGGAGCTGTCACCACCGACGAGATCGACGCGGAGGCGACGGGACTTGCGGGTAGCAGGGCCAGTATAACGAGCCATGATGTATCCCTATCCTTTCTTAGAAATTAGACGCGACGACGCTTCGGAGGACGGCAACCGTTGTGTGGCTGTGGAGTCACATCAGCGATGGTTCCTACCTCGAGGCCTGCGGTGGACAGGGAGCGGATGGCGGTTTCGCGACCGGAGCCCGGGCCCTTGACGAACACGTCAACCTTCTTCATGCCATGTTCCATTGCCTTACGAGCAGCGGACTCGGCTGCCATCTGTGCAGCGAATGGAGTGGACTTACGGGATCCCTTGAAGCCAACATGGCCAGAGGATGCCCAAGAGATCACAGCACCCTTTGGATCCGTAATGGAAACGATGGTGTTGTTGAAGGTGGACTTGATGTATGCGTGGCCCTGGGCCACATTCTTCTTAACGACGCGACGGCCGGTACGGCGAGCGCCGGAACGAGTCTTTGGAGGCATTACTTCTTCTTTCCTGCGATCGTCTTCTTAGGACCCTTACGGGTACGTGCATTGGTCTTGGTGCGCTGACCGCGAACCGGCAAACCACGACGGTGGCGCAGGCCCTGGTAGGAACCAATCTCAATCTTGCGACGAATGTCAGCCTGGATTTCGCGTCGGAGGTCACCCTCCACCTTCCAGGTGTTTTCGATAACGTCACGTAGAGCGGACAGCTGCTCGTCGGTCAGATCCTTGGAGCGCAGGTCAGGAGAGATGCCGGTCTTTTCCAGCAGCTCCTTGGAACGGGCTGGGCCAATTCCGAAAATATAGGTGAGTGCAACCTCCATGCGCTTATCGCGTGGGAGGTCCACACCAGCAAGGCGTGCCATATGGCAGGTTCCTTCCGGTTCTAAAGCGGCGGTTTTCTCCATACTCATCCCGAACAACAACCCACCAGCTCTCTGCAAGTGGTGGTTTCTTGCGGGCTTCGGCCGCCGCGGCCAAAGGTAGTGATCGGAAGACACGGCGCCCCGGCCTATCAGGCTCAGAGCTGTCGAATGCTGTCCGAATGGATGTATGAAGGCTTACGTATAAAGAGTCGCTATAAGTACAACCTGCGAGCAGATCGCTGATCGTTTACTTGTAGCGGTAGACGATACGTCCACGGGTCAGGTCGTATGGGGAAAGCTCTACAACCACCCGATCCTCAGGCAGGATTCGGATGTAGTGCTGGCGCATCTTACCAGAGATATGTGCGAGCACTTTGTGCCCATTATCCAGCTCAACGCGGAACATCGCGTTTGGCAAAGGCTCGACAATGCGACCCTCAACCTCGATGGCGCCTTCCTTTTTAGCCATGAACGTCCTAACAAGTCTCGTGAACTGTATGTGGTCTCATGCCGGATCGTTCCACAATCATGTCGACAATCGTGTCGAGGATCCGGCACACAGTGTCCAGCGGGAAATAAAACTCCCACACGACAGACGACTACATTACGCCCTTTATCCAGCTCATCGCAAACTCTGCGGCTCCTCAGTCCCTGCCC is a window encoding:
- the truA gene encoding tRNA pseudouridine(38-40) synthase TruA — encoded protein: MIDASEQTIRVRLDVSYDGTDFHGWAAQKGGLRTVAGVLEEKLSLVTRHPIQLVVAGRTDAGVHADGQVCHADIPASAFTQRSLTCPEDLVRRLSRMLPEDLRLSAASMAPVGFDARFSALRRHYIYRVTTNPAGPLPVRARDTAVWRRPVELTKVQAAADALIGLNDFAAFCKARDGATTIRELQVFEWTDVSTPSEPHTYEAHVVADAFCWSMVRSIVGACLTVGEGRRSESFTGDLLREKQRSSSVPVAPGNGLNLVRVDYPEDDELAARALATRAVRSDEELRH
- the rplQ gene encoding 50S ribosomal protein L17, whose translation is MPTPKKGARLGGSASHQKKILSNLAAQLFEHGAIKTTDAKAKLLRPYAEKIITKAKGGTLADRRNVLKLIPNKEVVAYLFNELAPKFEGRDGGYTRIIKLENRKGDNAPMSQISLVTEPTASTEASRATRAAASKKAEEAKAEESKAEEAKAEESKED
- a CDS encoding DNA-directed RNA polymerase subunit alpha, with protein sequence MLISQRPALTEEYIDQSRSRFVIEPLEPGFGYTLGNSLRRTLLSSIPGAAVTSIRIEGVLHEFTTIPGVKEDVSDIILNIKSLVLSSESDEPVTMYIRKEGAGEVTGADVMPPAGVEVHNPDLHIATLNEQGKLDIELVVERGRGYVPAASASSEIGRIPIDQIYSPVLKVSYKVEATRVEQRTDFDKLILDVETKNSITARDAMASAGKTLVELFGLAQELNFEAEGIEIGPSPQETEHIAAYNMAIEDLNFSVRSYNCLKREEIHTVGELAARTESDLLDIRNFGQKSINEVKIKLAGLGLGLKDSPEGFDVTEIEGYDAVTGDFVDTEGEDIAE
- the rpsD gene encoding 30S ribosomal protein S4, yielding MARYTGPATRKSRRLRVDLVGGDSSFERRPYPPGQAGRARIKESEYLLQLQEKQKAKYTYGVLEKQFRRYYAEANRQPGKTGDNLVILLESRLDNVVYRAGLARTRRQARQLVSHGHFTVNGKKINVPSFRVSQYDIIDVREKSRSMLWFEEAQERLVDAVVPAWLQVVPATLRILVHQLPERAQIDIPLQEQLIVELYSK
- the rpsK gene encoding 30S ribosomal protein S11 translates to MPPKTRSGARRTGRRVVKKNVAQGHAYIKSTFNNTIVSITDPKGAVISWASSGHVGFKGSRKSTPFAAQMAAESAARKAMEHGMKKVDVFVKGPGSGRETAIRSLSTAGLEVGTIADVTPQPHNGCRPPKRRRV
- the rpsM gene encoding 30S ribosomal protein S13, with translation MARLAGVDLPRDKRMEVALTYIFGIGPARSKELLEKTGISPDLRSKDLTDEQLSALRDVIENTWKVEGDLRREIQADIRRKIEIGSYQGLRHRRGLPVRGQRTKTNARTRKGPKKTIAGKKK
- the infA gene encoding translation initiation factor IF-1, whose amino-acid sequence is MAKKEGAIEVEGRIVEPLPNAMFRVELDNGHKVLAHISGKMRQHYIRILPEDRVVVELSPYDLTRGRIVYRYK